In Rubrobacter naiadicus, the following are encoded in one genomic region:
- a CDS encoding DMT family transporter — protein sequence MGWKRGSFLGVLMVAVGAAFWGTDGVLRVPLLKYMSPTAIVFSEHLFLAAYSVPAVALGWRAFRGFRALHWLALFTIGWGGSALATLMFTEAFALGNPTAAILLQKTQPLFAITLSSLLLRERLGWRYWGCFVVAMAGAYLISFSDLSPFGKLGSGALLSSLFALGAAFLWGSSTVMGRFVLRDLPFHTLTGARLLSALPLLGVIVLWQGRMGGVGEGIAAHPLRVALLALIPGLIALLLYYRGLTSTRASYATLAELAFPATAVVLNWVVLGVGVTPNQIAGFLLLWASVFVLGRLSARSPEPETPSPVVQDSAPARCR from the coding sequence TTGGGCTGGAAGAGGGGGAGCTTCCTCGGGGTCCTTATGGTTGCGGTCGGGGCGGCGTTCTGGGGCACCGACGGGGTGCTGCGGGTGCCGCTCCTTAAGTACATGTCGCCGACGGCGATCGTCTTCTCCGAGCACCTGTTTCTGGCCGCCTACTCGGTGCCGGCGGTCGCGCTCGGCTGGCGGGCGTTCCGCGGCTTCCGGGCGCTGCACTGGCTCGCGCTGTTTACCATAGGCTGGGGAGGCTCGGCGCTCGCCACGCTGATGTTCACCGAGGCGTTCGCACTCGGGAACCCGACCGCCGCGATCCTGCTGCAGAAGACCCAGCCTCTCTTCGCGATAACCCTCTCCTCGCTGCTCCTGCGCGAGCGGCTCGGCTGGCGCTACTGGGGGTGCTTCGTCGTCGCGATGGCCGGGGCGTACCTGATCTCCTTCTCCGACCTCTCGCCGTTCGGGAAGCTCGGAAGCGGTGCGCTACTCTCATCGCTCTTCGCGCTCGGGGCGGCGTTTCTCTGGGGCTCCTCGACGGTCATGGGCCGCTTCGTGTTGCGGGATCTCCCCTTCCACACCCTCACCGGGGCCCGTCTTCTGAGTGCGCTGCCGCTGCTCGGGGTGATCGTGCTCTGGCAGGGGAGGATGGGCGGCGTCGGGGAGGGGATCGCCGCACACCCCCTGCGGGTGGCGCTGCTCGCCCTGATCCCGGGGCTCATCGCCCTCCTGCTCTATTACCGGGGCCTGACCTCCACCCGCGCCTCCTACGCCACCCTCGCCGAGCTCGCCTTCCCCGCGACCGCGGTGGTCCTCAACTGGGTCGTGCTCGGGGTGGGCGTCACACCCAACCAGATCGCGGGCTTCCTCCTCCTTTGGGCTTCGGTCTTCGTGCTCGGACGCCTCAGCGCCCGCTCCCCCGAACCCGAGACTCCCTCCCCGGTG
- a CDS encoding MFS transporter, with translation MRTQGTRITIASRLDRLPVYSMHRRLIAVLGVGTFFDLYDIFLGGVLAAVLADTFNLGTTGKALVIGSGFVGMFFGASVLGIVSDYVGRRAMYQVDLLIYSIFSLAAAFAPSLALILIFRFLGGLGLGATLPMTDIYMGEMVPRRVRGRFTALAYTIGFFGVPVAGLAGRLLAPNDLGGIAGWRWLFVFGSLGAFIVWFMRRSLPESPRWYEIKGRPLEAEAAMRRMEEAARRERGIDELPAPEPAPVEPQREATFREIFDEGYARRTVMLFVFQILQTVGYYGFGSLAPIVLTDKGFDIVETLGYTALIFLGYPIGSMVSVPVVERFERKWIIVGSAILMAILGMVFGFASSVPVIVLSGFLLTAVSNLFSNAFHIYQAEIFPTRMRGTAVGTAYSLSRLTSAVLPFVAVPFLAAYGPAATFIGSAVILGILCLDVGILGPRSTGRTLEKIAR, from the coding sequence GTGCGGACGCAGGGAACCCGGATCACGATAGCCTCGCGCCTGGACCGACTGCCGGTCTACTCGATGCACCGCAGGCTCATCGCCGTGCTCGGTGTAGGCACCTTCTTCGACCTCTACGACATCTTCCTCGGCGGGGTCCTGGCGGCGGTGCTCGCGGACACCTTCAACCTGGGAACCACGGGCAAGGCGCTCGTCATCGGCTCGGGCTTCGTCGGGATGTTCTTCGGGGCGAGCGTGCTCGGGATCGTCTCGGACTACGTCGGGCGGCGGGCGATGTACCAGGTGGACCTCCTGATCTACTCGATCTTCTCGCTCGCCGCCGCGTTCGCGCCCTCGCTGGCCCTTATCCTGATCTTCCGCTTCCTCGGCGGCCTCGGGCTCGGGGCGACGCTCCCGATGACCGACATCTACATGGGCGAGATGGTCCCGCGCCGGGTGCGCGGCCGGTTCACCGCGCTCGCCTACACCATAGGCTTCTTCGGGGTGCCGGTCGCCGGGCTCGCCGGTCGGCTTCTCGCCCCGAACGACCTGGGCGGGATCGCCGGCTGGCGGTGGCTCTTCGTCTTCGGCTCGCTCGGGGCGTTCATCGTCTGGTTCATGCGCCGCAGCCTCCCGGAGTCGCCGCGGTGGTACGAGATAAAGGGCCGTCCGCTGGAGGCCGAGGCGGCGATGCGCCGGATGGAGGAGGCGGCCCGCCGCGAGCGCGGCATCGACGAGCTGCCTGCGCCCGAGCCCGCCCCGGTCGAGCCCCAGCGCGAGGCGACCTTCCGGGAGATCTTCGATGAGGGCTACGCCCGGCGTACGGTGATGCTCTTCGTCTTCCAGATCCTGCAGACCGTCGGTTACTACGGCTTCGGCTCGCTCGCCCCGATAGTCCTCACCGACAAGGGCTTCGACATCGTCGAGACGCTCGGGTACACCGCGCTCATCTTCCTCGGCTACCCGATAGGCTCGATGGTCTCGGTGCCCGTCGTCGAGCGTTTCGAGCGCAAGTGGATCATCGTCGGTTCGGCGATCCTGATGGCGATCCTCGGGATGGTCTTCGGCTTCGCCTCCTCAGTGCCCGTGATCGTCTTATCCGGGTTCCTGCTGACCGCGGTGAGCAACCTCTTCTCCAACGCCTTCCACATCTACCAGGCGGAGATCTTCCCGACCCGCATGCGCGGCACGGCCGTCGGCACGGCGTACAGCCTGAGCCGCCTGACGAGCGCCGTCCTGCCGTTCGTCGCCGTTCCTTTCCTGGCGGCCTACGGCCCGGCGGCGACGTTCATCGGCTCGGCCGTGATCCTGGGGATCCTCTGCCTGGACGTGGGCATCCTCGGCCCCCGCTCGACGGGCCGCACCCTGGAGAAGATCGCGCGCTAG
- a CDS encoding TIGR03557 family F420-dependent LLM class oxidoreductase — protein sequence MKTTGTLGYAAMFEQFHPTDLLRWSKQAEEAGFTSVMASDHFHPWTPEQGQSAFVWSWLGALGATTSLRFGTGVTPPGFRYHPAVIAQAAATLEAMYPGRFWLGLGAGEALNEHVVGRYWPEAPTRLRILMESIEVIRRLFSGKVVKYQGEHIKLESARLYTLPESPPPIYVATAGPVMSRRTGRLCDGIITVGAPDEKIRMLMERFEEGARQEDKDPSEMPRILQLHVSYAKSQREAEENALREWPNGGMPFPKADIRNPEDFAAMARQVRIEDFANRVLISADPDEHLEHIQHYVDLGFDEVYVHNVGRNQEEFIRVYGERVIPKLRWPGAA from the coding sequence ATGAAGACCACCGGCACTCTCGGCTACGCGGCGATGTTCGAGCAGTTCCACCCGACGGACCTCCTGAGGTGGTCGAAACAGGCGGAGGAGGCCGGGTTCACCTCGGTGATGGCCTCCGACCACTTCCACCCCTGGACCCCGGAGCAGGGGCAGAGCGCGTTCGTGTGGAGCTGGCTCGGGGCGCTCGGGGCGACGACTTCTTTGCGCTTCGGGACCGGGGTGACACCGCCCGGCTTCCGCTACCACCCGGCGGTGATCGCGCAGGCCGCGGCCACGCTGGAGGCGATGTACCCCGGACGCTTCTGGCTCGGGCTGGGAGCCGGTGAGGCCCTGAACGAGCACGTCGTCGGGCGCTACTGGCCCGAGGCCCCGACCCGCCTGCGCATCCTGATGGAGTCGATCGAGGTGATAAGGCGGCTCTTCTCGGGGAAGGTGGTCAAGTACCAGGGGGAGCACATAAAGCTCGAGAGCGCGAGGCTCTACACCCTGCCGGAGAGCCCGCCCCCGATCTACGTCGCCACCGCCGGGCCCGTCATGAGCAGGCGCACCGGGAGGTTGTGCGACGGGATCATCACCGTCGGCGCCCCGGACGAGAAGATAAGGATGCTCATGGAGCGCTTCGAGGAGGGGGCGCGACAGGAGGACAAGGACCCCTCCGAGATGCCGCGCATCCTGCAGCTCCACGTCTCCTACGCGAAGAGCCAGAGAGAGGCCGAGGAGAACGCCCTCAGGGAATGGCCCAACGGCGGGATGCCCTTCCCCAAAGCCGACATCAGAAACCCCGAGGACTTCGCCGCGATGGCCAGGCAGGTCAGGATAGAGGATTTCGCGAACCGCGTGCTGATCTCCGCCGACCCCGACGAGCACCTGGAGCACATCCAGCACTACGTGGACCTGGGCTTCGACGAGGTCTACGTGCACAACGTCGGGCGCAACCAGGAGGAGTTCATCCGCGTCTACGGGGAGCGGGTGATCCCGAAGCTCCGCTGGCCGGGGGCGGCCTAG